The SAR202 cluster bacterium genome has a window encoding:
- a CDS encoding NADH:flavin oxidoreductase/NADH oxidase, whose translation MKKESSKLFTPLNIRSLKFKNRIFVSPMCQYSANDGIPNNWHTVHLGTRAVGGASLVMAEASAIVPEGRITPHDAGIWNKQQVEHWKPITDFIKEYDSIPSIQLAHAGRKASRDVPWRNGVRLDIDNWKISAPSSVAFNEGYIQPSSLSITEIDDLIYSWAKAAENALEAGFQVIELHFAHGYLVHSFLSPISNLREDDFGGSLENRARFGLEIVRAVRKIIPTGLPLFVRISASDWLPESSWDIQESLQFSIWLKENGVDLIDCSSGGLSPNQTLTSTDMVPGYQVEFAETIKNEAQVLTGAVGLITDPEHAESILVENKADAIFIGRELLRNPYWPLSAAFTLGDDVTWPDQYLRSKLS comes from the coding sequence ATGAAAAAAGAATCATCCAAACTTTTCACACCTCTCAATATACGTTCATTAAAATTCAAAAACAGAATTTTTGTTTCACCTATGTGTCAATATTCTGCAAATGATGGTATTCCAAATAATTGGCATACTGTTCATTTAGGTACAAGAGCAGTAGGTGGAGCTTCGTTGGTTATGGCAGAAGCTAGTGCAATTGTCCCAGAGGGAAGAATAACGCCCCATGATGCAGGTATTTGGAATAAACAACAAGTGGAACATTGGAAACCTATTACTGATTTTATTAAGGAATATGACTCAATTCCTTCTATACAGTTGGCTCACGCAGGTCGTAAAGCTTCCAGAGACGTGCCATGGAGAAATGGAGTGAGACTAGATATAGATAATTGGAAGATTTCAGCACCTTCTTCTGTAGCATTTAATGAAGGATATATACAACCTTCAAGTCTTTCGATTACTGAAATTGATGATTTAATTTATAGTTGGGCTAAAGCAGCAGAAAATGCTTTAGAAGCTGGTTTCCAGGTTATTGAATTACATTTCGCACATGGATATTTAGTTCACTCATTTTTATCACCGATTTCTAATTTACGTGAAGATGATTTTGGTGGATCACTTGAAAATCGAGCAAGATTTGGATTAGAAATTGTGCGAGCTGTACGAAAGATAATTCCAACTGGTCTTCCTCTTTTTGTAAGAATTTCTGCTAGCGATTGGCTACCAGAAAGTTCATGGGACATTCAAGAATCCCTTCAATTTAGTATTTGGCTAAAAGAGAATGGTGTTGATTTAATCGATTGTTCTTCAGGTGGTTTATCTCCCAATCAGACACTTACTTCGACTGATATGGTGCCAGGATATCAAGTTGAATTTGCTGAAACGATAAAGAATGAAGCTCAGGTTCTAACTGGAGCTGTGGGACTGATTACTGATCCTGAACATGCTGAAAGTATTTTAGTCGAAAATAAGGCTGATGCAATTTTCATTGGAAGAGAATTACTAAGAAACCCTTATTGGCCTTTAAGTGCAGCTTTCACTTTAGGTGATGATGTTACA